The proteins below come from a single Aptenodytes patagonicus chromosome 20, bAptPat1.pri.cur, whole genome shotgun sequence genomic window:
- the NXPH3 gene encoding LOW QUALITY PROTEIN: neurexophilin-3 (The sequence of the model RefSeq protein was modified relative to this genomic sequence to represent the inferred CDS: deleted 1 base in 1 codon), whose product MHLPRSCIVLLIQGSISLLVICGQEEPGKGAEQREPKTQERAQVQKMRGLLSPKSLLTPTLLQNMTLLELVSSSQELWDIQDNLSERDHAPHPRGQRDLGPASGKLKKIFGWGDFYSNIKTVKLNLLITGKVVDHGNGTVNVFFRHNSTGQGNISVSLVPPTKAVEFDLEQQIFIEAKESKIFNCRVEYEKVDRAKKTTLCTYDPSKTCYHEHTQSHVSWVCSKPFKVICIYITFYSIDYRLVQKVCPDYNYHSDVPYYPSG is encoded by the exons ATGCATCTCCCCCGGAGCTGCATCGTCCTCCTCATCCAGGGGAGCATCTCTCTGCTG GTGATCTGTGGCCAAGAAGAACCAGGGAAAGGTGCAGAGCAACGTGAACCCAAGACCCAGGAGAGAGCTCAAGTGCAGAAGATGAGAGGGCTGCTCTCTCCAAAGTCCCTGTTAACTCCAACCTTACTGCAGAACATGACCCTTCTGGAGCTGGTGAGCAGCTCACAGGAGTTATGGGATATCCAGGACAACCTGTCCGAGCGGGACCACGCTCCACACCCCAGAGGACAAAGGGACTTGGGGCCAGCCTCAGGCAAGCTTAAAAAGATT TTTGGCTGGGGAGATTTCTATTCCAATATCAAGACAGTGAAGTTGAACCTCTTGATTACCGGAAAGGTGGTTGATCACGGCAACGGCACAGTCAACGTCTTCTTCCGACACAACTCTACCGGGCAAGGGAACATCTCCGTCAGCCTTGTCCCCCCCACCAAGGCAGTGGAGTTTGACCTGGAGCAACAGATCTTCATCGAGGCCAAAGAATCCAAAATCTTCAACTGCCGCGTGGAGTACGAGAAAGTGGATCGTGCCAAGAAGACCACGCTCTGCACTTACGACCCATCTAAGACCTGCTACCACGAGCACACCCAAAGTCACGTCTCCTGGGTCTGCTCGAAGCCCTTCAAAGTCATTTGCATCTACATCACCTTCTACAGCATAGACTACAGGCTGGTGCAGAAAGTGTGTCCCGACTACAACTATCACAGCGACGTACCCTACTACCCCTCGGGATGA